From Polaribacter butkevichii, a single genomic window includes:
- a CDS encoding C40 family peptidase — protein MLYGICNLSMVPLRTEESDQSEMTSQVLFGETFEVIERQKDWSKIRLTFDNYEGYIDNKQYSEISTDFFLKLKTEKQYFSGEMIDFITNSKNELTTIPLGANLPFYNAGKLQINSELYLYEGSVVSEKKSKIEITQTAFNYLNTPFLWGGKTPFGIDCSGFTQMVYKLCGHQLLRDAKQQATQGEVLSFIEESEAGDLAFFDNEEGEIIHVGIILSDYHIIHAHGKVRIDTLDHSGIFNAELQKHTHKLRIIKKMIS, from the coding sequence TTGTTATACGGCATTTGTAATTTAAGCATGGTTCCTTTAAGAACCGAAGAATCAGACCAATCTGAAATGACTAGTCAGGTTTTATTTGGTGAAACTTTTGAGGTTATTGAAAGGCAAAAAGATTGGAGTAAAATTCGCTTAACTTTTGATAACTACGAAGGTTACATAGATAATAAACAATACTCAGAAATTAGTACAGATTTCTTTTTAAAATTAAAAACTGAAAAGCAATATTTTTCAGGAGAAATGATTGATTTTATTACCAACAGTAAAAACGAGTTAACCACCATTCCGTTAGGTGCCAACTTACCTTTTTACAATGCAGGAAAACTGCAAATAAACTCAGAATTATATCTCTACGAAGGCAGTGTTGTATCAGAAAAAAAATCTAAAATTGAAATTACGCAGACTGCTTTTAATTATTTAAACACACCATTTTTATGGGGAGGAAAAACCCCTTTTGGCATTGATTGTTCTGGCTTTACACAAATGGTATATAAACTTTGCGGACATCAACTTTTAAGAGATGCAAAGCAACAAGCCACCCAAGGTGAAGTATTAAGTTTTATTGAAGAAAGTGAAGCTGGTGATTTGGCTTTTTTTGATAATGAAGAAGGAGAAATTATTCATGTAGGTATCATTTTAAGTGATTATCACATTATACACGCTCATGGTAAAGTTAGAATTGATACTTTAGATCATAGCGGAATATTTAATGCTGAACTTCAAAAACATACACACAAACTTAGAATTATTAAAAAAATGATTTCGTAA
- a CDS encoding acetyl-CoA C-acyltransferase — protein MKEVVIVSVARTPIGSFMGSLSTIPAPKLGAIAIKGALEKINLNPNLVEEVFMGNVVSAGLGQAPARQASIYAGIPNTVPCTTVNKVCASGMKAIMLAAQTIALGDASIVVAGGMENMSSIPHYQHARKGSKFGPITMEDGLQKDGLVDAYDNMAMGVCADECASEYGFSREDQDTFAIQSYNRSAKAWSDGKYADEIVPVEIPQRRGEPIIFSEDEEYKNVRMDKIPTLRAAFTKDGTVTAANASTINDGGAALVLMSADKAKELNITPIAKIRSYADAAHEPNWFTTAPAKAIPKALAKANLSIDDVDYFELNEAFSIVGLANMKILNITDDKVNVNGGAVSLGHPLGVSGARIVIALTSILKQQNAKIGAAAICNGGGGASAFVIERIS, from the coding sequence ATGAAAGAAGTCGTAATTGTATCTGTAGCAAGAACTCCAATAGGAAGTTTTATGGGAAGTTTATCAACAATACCAGCCCCTAAATTAGGAGCTATTGCTATAAAAGGAGCCTTAGAAAAGATCAATTTAAACCCCAATTTAGTTGAAGAAGTTTTTATGGGTAATGTAGTTTCTGCTGGCCTGGGTCAAGCTCCAGCAAGACAAGCATCCATTTATGCAGGTATCCCAAATACAGTTCCTTGTACAACCGTAAATAAAGTATGTGCTTCTGGTATGAAAGCCATAATGTTAGCTGCACAAACCATTGCTTTAGGAGATGCATCTATCGTTGTTGCTGGTGGTATGGAAAACATGAGCAGCATTCCTCATTATCAACACGCTAGAAAAGGATCTAAATTTGGACCAATAACCATGGAAGATGGCTTGCAAAAAGATGGTTTGGTTGATGCTTATGACAATATGGCGATGGGCGTTTGTGCTGATGAATGTGCAAGTGAGTATGGTTTTTCTAGAGAAGATCAAGACACTTTTGCAATACAGTCTTATAATAGATCTGCTAAGGCTTGGAGTGATGGAAAATATGCTGATGAAATTGTACCTGTAGAAATTCCACAAAGACGAGGAGAACCAATTATATTTTCTGAAGATGAAGAATACAAAAATGTAAGAATGGATAAAATTCCAACATTAAGGGCAGCTTTTACAAAAGACGGAACTGTTACCGCCGCAAATGCTTCTACTATTAACGATGGTGGTGCTGCCTTAGTATTAATGTCTGCAGATAAAGCAAAAGAATTAAACATTACGCCTATTGCAAAAATTAGAAGTTATGCAGATGCTGCTCATGAACCAAACTGGTTTACAACGGCTCCAGCAAAAGCAATACCAAAAGCATTAGCAAAAGCAAACTTATCTATTGATGATGTAGATTATTTTGAATTAAATGAGGCATTTTCTATTGTAGGTTTGGCTAATATGAAAATTTTAAACATTACTGATGACAAAGTAAATGTAAATGGTGGCGCTGTTTCTTTAGGACATCCACTAGGTGTTTCTGGAGCACGAATTGTAATTGCTTTAACCTCTATTTTAAAACAACAAAATGCTAAAATAGGAGCAGCAGCAATTTGTAATGGTGGTGGCGGTGCTAGTGCATTTGTTATAGAAAGAATTTCGTAG
- a CDS encoding HD family phosphohydrolase yields MSNIVNKLYQNNAIIYKVILFLVTTVAIVYLFPKGGQFKYDFNNGQLWKYDNLYAPFDFAIQKTAEEIAIEKKEISANSKLYFTHNFDVENTVKSNFLERVALVKQSDSLNLEDVKDLSRIGQKVIDLVYKKGFLEVSSQDRVSNKNEIVAVRKGNEVEDVVFKNLLSSKEVLEIIRSNLEIEKNVYAKKVLLDLLTEIIKPNVSFDALYSEKVIDNEIKNISYTKGKVEVGKLIILKGDIVEGKKLAILNSLKSESESKVWTDSNYNWIILGYTILVALALLMLLLFLHKYRLEIFDNNNKVTFIFFNVFSMIFIQTLVIKYNSDYLYVVPLSVLPIVLKAFFDARLGLFAHVLTVLLLGYIVPNSFEFIYLHIIAGIVTILTVSELYKRANLFISVAQITLIYMLTYFAFSIIREGNASQINWTYFMLFAANGLLSFLSIILIYMYEKVFGLVSDVTLLELSNTNAKLLRELNEKAPGTFQHSMQVANLAEAAANEIGANSMLVRTGALYHDIGKMLNPMYFTENQSTGVNPHNDLSPRDSSKIITDHVIKGVELAKKYNLPDRIIDFIRTHHGTSSTYYFYMKEKELNPDAEVDIKNFQYQGPIPFSKETAILMMCDASEAASKSLTKPTAMSISNLIDKIMAKQMADNQFLNSDITFREIEIIKKVIKKKLMNIYHLRVEYPE; encoded by the coding sequence ATGAGTAATATAGTTAATAAATTGTACCAAAACAATGCCATTATTTATAAGGTAATTTTGTTTTTAGTAACCACAGTTGCAATTGTTTATTTGTTTCCAAAAGGAGGACAATTTAAATACGATTTTAACAACGGGCAGCTATGGAAATATGATAATTTATATGCGCCTTTTGATTTTGCTATTCAGAAAACTGCAGAAGAAATTGCCATAGAAAAAAAGGAGATTTCGGCAAACTCAAAATTATATTTTACGCATAATTTTGATGTTGAAAATACAGTAAAATCTAATTTTTTAGAAAGGGTTGCCCTTGTAAAACAATCAGATTCTTTGAATCTAGAAGATGTTAAAGATTTGTCTAGAATTGGTCAAAAAGTTATAGATCTTGTTTACAAGAAAGGTTTTTTAGAAGTGTCAAGTCAAGATAGGGTTTCTAATAAAAATGAAATAGTAGCCGTAAGAAAAGGAAACGAAGTAGAAGATGTAGTATTTAAAAACCTTTTAAGTTCTAAAGAAGTTTTAGAGATAATTAGAAGTAATTTAGAGATAGAAAAAAATGTTTATGCTAAAAAGGTGCTGTTAGACTTGTTGACGGAAATCATAAAACCGAACGTATCTTTTGACGCCCTTTACAGCGAAAAAGTAATAGACAATGAGATTAAAAATATCTCTTATACTAAAGGTAAGGTAGAGGTAGGTAAGTTAATTATTTTAAAAGGAGATATTGTTGAAGGAAAAAAACTGGCTATTTTAAACTCTTTAAAAAGTGAGTCTGAATCTAAGGTTTGGACAGATTCTAATTATAATTGGATTATTTTAGGATATACTATTTTAGTTGCACTGGCTTTATTAATGTTATTATTGTTTTTACATAAGTATAGATTAGAAATATTTGATAACAATAACAAGGTTACCTTTATCTTTTTCAATGTATTTTCAATGATTTTTATACAAACATTGGTTATAAAGTACAATTCAGATTATTTATATGTGGTTCCTTTAAGTGTACTTCCAATAGTTTTAAAAGCCTTTTTTGATGCTCGTTTAGGTTTGTTTGCCCATGTTTTAACCGTATTGCTATTAGGATATATTGTACCTAATAGTTTCGAGTTTATTTATTTACACATTATTGCAGGTATTGTAACTATTTTAACGGTTTCAGAATTATATAAGAGAGCAAATTTATTTATTTCAGTAGCTCAAATTACATTAATTTATATGCTTACCTACTTTGCATTTTCTATTATTAGAGAAGGAAATGCTTCTCAGATAAATTGGACCTACTTTATGCTTTTTGCGGCAAATGGGTTATTGTCTTTTTTATCTATCATATTAATTTATATGTATGAAAAAGTATTTGGTTTGGTGTCTGATGTTACCCTGTTAGAACTTTCTAACACTAATGCAAAGCTTTTAAGAGAATTAAACGAGAAAGCCCCAGGTACGTTTCAACACTCTATGCAGGTAGCAAATTTAGCAGAAGCCGCAGCAAATGAAATAGGAGCCAATTCTATGTTGGTTAGAACAGGAGCTTTGTATCATGATATTGGTAAAATGTTAAACCCAATGTATTTTACAGAAAATCAATCTACAGGTGTTAATCCACACAATGATTTGTCGCCAAGGGATAGCTCTAAAATTATTACAGATCATGTAATAAAAGGAGTAGAGTTGGCTAAAAAGTACAATTTACCAGATAGAATTATAGATTTTATACGAACGCATCACGGAACCAGTTCTACCTATTATTTTTATATGAAGGAAAAAGAATTAAACCCGGATGCAGAGGTAGATATTAAAAATTTTCAATACCAAGGTCCAATTCCGTTTTCTAAAGAAACTGCTATTCTAATGATGTGTGATGCCTCCGAAGCTGCGTCTAAAAGTTTAACAAAACCAACAGCAATGTCTATTAGTAATTTGATTGATAAAATCATGGCTAAGCAAATGGCTGATAATCAGTTTTTAAATTCAGATATTACCTTTAGAGAAATAGAAATTATAAAAAAAGTAATTAAGAAAAAACTGATGAATATCTATCATTTACGAGTTGAATATCCTGAATAA
- a CDS encoding DEAD/DEAH box helicase, with product MSNVKNWLNYYKNSLTDSENLAVDISRIKNLFHQNYCDLSSATINPKNAAEMLDVEEKRINRLKGITKKDSDNYHKVFDAEIIIAPFQLDFESSDPNFRQKTIYPFWITARVNRLGQLSAPRDVFPLIVRNYLDPIAEVGNDFIFSSIETVTEAREIEQPEKEEEEENIPWAAYWEYINVVFSEITDGAIDSYRAVGYKTNHKATYFARSSKISAAKSILFLYENLINETEELPLISKIINPVNRERREPITDKGFLDYNHLHLGQMSNEFPLSISQRKTLLSYFTAEENAITAVNGPPGTGKTTLLQSLVATEVVRAAIKGEEAPVILACSTNNQAVTNIIDSFINSKSDMGILAQRWIPGFNGYATYLPSNSKSEKSLKNINYLKGNMFGNEGTLCDLENENYLYDAKNFYFSSYSDYFGFHPESLEDACNHLQEEITVIEDNIIEGGQISQNYLISIEKVNNLLLDKNNHIKKNVIQISKLQEWRDIIVDIKALAKDDQFISEIKRYFKADSEEGSSNSEHLFRINKETLSSDKTALVFIKNCIADLNLALSSNLKLHNWKRQNDITGYPFVSEEQMWEFEYEKMESNDKTHRFFYDEIDLSLRHKAFLLATHYWEARWILETEDVLVNETEKGTGENTVIAKWKRRAMLTPCFVATLYTAPTHFLYSQFQGENEEGRPIFEYLPLFNFLDLLIIDEAGQVTPEVSIPIFSLAKKAIVVGDLKQIEPIWSIPLKIDYGNLTNQNIVADPSHIAYLNNIGFLASSGSIMKMAQNACEYETPLVTKKENGLLLLEHRRCNDEIIGFCNELAYDGILKPMKGKAHKDQIFSSMMAYHVEGYSERKFNSRHNLNEVKAIILWLNMHKADIEKAYNVDAIENILGIITPFASQKTELSKALIESGFKVNDIKLGTVHALQGAERNIVLFSSVYSNEDEGVLFFDRDNKPNMLNVAVSRARDSFILFGDTRIFDETKNTPSGILKKHLNMFEMPT from the coding sequence ATGAGCAACGTAAAAAACTGGTTAAATTATTACAAAAACAGTTTAACTGATAGTGAAAACTTAGCTGTAGACATTTCTAGAATCAAAAACTTATTCCATCAAAACTATTGCGATTTAAGTTCGGCAACCATCAATCCAAAGAATGCTGCCGAAATGTTAGATGTAGAAGAAAAAAGGATAAATAGGTTAAAAGGAATCACAAAAAAAGACAGTGACAATTACCACAAAGTATTTGATGCCGAAATTATCATTGCGCCTTTTCAGTTAGATTTTGAATCGAGTGACCCTAATTTTAGGCAAAAAACCATCTATCCATTTTGGATTACTGCAAGAGTAAATCGCTTAGGGCAATTATCTGCTCCAAGAGATGTTTTTCCGTTAATTGTCCGTAATTATTTAGATCCTATTGCAGAAGTTGGAAACGATTTTATTTTTTCATCAATAGAAACAGTTACAGAAGCAAGAGAAATAGAACAGCCAGAAAAAGAAGAGGAAGAAGAGAACATCCCTTGGGCAGCTTACTGGGAATATATCAATGTGGTTTTTTCTGAAATTACAGACGGAGCTATAGATAGTTATAGAGCAGTAGGGTATAAGACAAATCATAAAGCCACTTATTTTGCAAGGAGCTCTAAAATTTCGGCAGCAAAAAGCATTCTCTTTTTGTACGAAAACTTAATAAATGAAACAGAAGAGCTTCCGTTAATTTCAAAAATTATAAATCCCGTAAATAGAGAACGAAGAGAACCGATTACAGATAAAGGCTTTTTAGATTACAATCATTTGCATTTAGGGCAAATGTCTAATGAGTTTCCATTATCAATAAGTCAGCGTAAAACCTTATTGTCTTATTTTACGGCAGAAGAAAATGCCATTACAGCAGTAAACGGACCTCCAGGTACAGGTAAAACAACATTATTGCAAAGTTTAGTGGCTACAGAAGTGGTAAGAGCGGCTATTAAAGGAGAAGAAGCGCCTGTTATTTTAGCATGCTCTACAAACAACCAAGCGGTAACCAATATTATAGATAGTTTTATAAACTCTAAAAGTGATATGGGGATTTTAGCACAACGCTGGATTCCTGGTTTTAATGGTTACGCAACCTACTTACCTTCCAATTCAAAAAGTGAAAAAAGCTTAAAAAATATTAATTACCTAAAAGGAAACATGTTTGGTAATGAAGGTACTTTGTGTGATTTAGAAAACGAAAATTATTTATATGATGCCAAAAACTTCTATTTTAGTAGTTATTCAGATTATTTTGGGTTTCATCCAGAATCCTTAGAAGATGCCTGCAACCACCTTCAAGAAGAAATTACGGTAATAGAAGACAACATAATAGAAGGGGGGCAAATTTCTCAGAACTACTTAATTTCTATAGAAAAGGTAAATAATTTATTGCTAGATAAGAACAATCACATAAAAAAAAATGTAATTCAAATCTCAAAATTACAAGAATGGAGAGATATTATAGTCGATATAAAAGCACTTGCTAAAGACGATCAATTTATTAGTGAAATAAAACGTTATTTTAAAGCCGATTCAGAAGAGGGTAGCTCAAATTCAGAACACCTTTTTAGAATTAATAAAGAAACACTTTCCAGTGATAAAACGGCGCTTGTATTTATCAAAAATTGTATTGCCGATCTTAATTTGGCATTGTCATCAAACTTAAAACTACACAACTGGAAACGTCAAAATGATATTACAGGATATCCTTTTGTTTCAGAAGAACAAATGTGGGAGTTTGAGTATGAAAAAATGGAATCGAATGATAAAACGCACCGTTTCTTTTATGATGAAATAGATTTAAGCCTAAGACACAAGGCTTTTTTATTAGCAACTCATTATTGGGAGGCAAGGTGGATTTTAGAAACAGAAGATGTTTTAGTAAACGAAACAGAAAAAGGAACCGGAGAAAATACAGTTATTGCTAAATGGAAACGAAGAGCAATGCTTACACCTTGTTTTGTGGCAACCTTATATACAGCACCTACACACTTTTTGTACAGTCAGTTTCAAGGAGAAAATGAAGAAGGCAGACCTATTTTCGAATACCTTCCTTTATTTAATTTTTTAGACTTATTAATTATAGATGAAGCGGGTCAAGTAACTCCAGAAGTTAGTATTCCTATCTTTTCATTAGCAAAAAAAGCAATTGTTGTGGGAGATTTAAAGCAAATAGAACCTATTTGGTCTATTCCTTTAAAAATCGATTATGGTAATTTAACCAATCAAAATATAGTTGCAGATCCATCTCATATTGCTTATTTAAATAACATTGGTTTTTTAGCTTCTAGTGGTAGTATCATGAAAATGGCTCAAAATGCCTGCGAATACGAAACACCATTAGTCACCAAAAAAGAAAATGGCTTACTGTTGTTAGAGCACAGAAGGTGTAATGATGAAATTATTGGCTTTTGTAACGAACTCGCTTACGATGGTATTCTAAAACCAATGAAAGGAAAAGCCCATAAAGATCAAATATTTTCTTCAATGATGGCTTATCATGTAGAGGGCTATAGCGAACGTAAATTTAACAGTCGTCATAACTTAAATGAAGTAAAAGCCATTATTTTATGGCTAAACATGCATAAAGCCGATATCGAAAAAGCTTATAATGTAGATGCTATAGAAAATATTTTAGGTATAATTACACCTTTTGCAAGTCAAAAAACAGAATTGTCTAAAGCATTAATAGAGTCTGGTTTTAAAGTAAACGACATAAAATTAGGAACCGTACACGCACTTCAAGGCGCAGAACGCAATATTGTACTGTTTAGCTCTGTATATAGTAATGAGGACGAAGGTGTATTGTTTTTCGATAGAGACAATAAACCAAATATGTTAAATGTGGCAGTTTCAAGAGCTAGAGATAGTTTTATATTATTTGGAGATACTAGAATCTTTGATGAAACCAAAAATACACCATCAGGAATTTTAAAAAAACATTTAAATATGTTCGAAATGCCTACTTAA
- the porQ gene encoding type IX secretion system protein PorQ produces MNYKNILFFTFLFSFCAISGQVGGEKVYQFLNVSTSARQVALGGEVLVLMDDVNQPIWNPSVIGGDIDNKVSVNYTSYLAGINIGSLAYAKTISRRFGTIHGSIKYIDYGSLIGADEQGNETGNFGANDIAVSLGYAINIPYSNFFIGANVRVINSNIENYTSTGAATDLAILYNSPYKPFAITLVARNIGTQIQTYNGVKEKLPFKIALGGSYKLEHVPLKWYATIDNLQQWDVSVPNPSEQTTDLEGNVTEKKVGFIANTFRHLVIGGELFPESAINLRLGYNFRRAAELKLQNARTFSGFSFGFGIKMNKLKFNYAYSKIHSATNASTFSLLIDLDRRR; encoded by the coding sequence ATGAATTATAAAAACATCTTATTTTTTACTTTTTTATTTTCTTTTTGTGCTATTAGTGGGCAAGTTGGAGGAGAGAAAGTGTATCAATTTTTAAATGTTTCTACTTCTGCTAGACAAGTAGCTTTAGGTGGGGAAGTGTTGGTATTGATGGATGATGTGAATCAACCTATATGGAACCCTTCTGTTATTGGTGGAGATATTGACAATAAAGTTTCTGTAAATTATACGAGTTATTTAGCTGGAATAAATATTGGATCTTTGGCTTATGCTAAAACAATTTCTAGGAGGTTTGGAACCATACACGGTAGTATTAAATATATTGATTATGGTTCTTTAATTGGTGCTGATGAGCAAGGTAATGAAACGGGGAATTTTGGAGCTAATGATATTGCTGTTTCTTTAGGGTATGCTATAAATATTCCTTATTCTAATTTTTTTATTGGTGCTAATGTTAGAGTGATTAATTCTAATATTGAAAATTATACATCTACTGGTGCTGCTACAGATTTAGCCATTTTATATAATAGTCCTTACAAACCTTTTGCAATTACTTTGGTGGCTAGAAATATTGGTACTCAAATACAAACCTACAATGGAGTAAAAGAAAAATTACCATTTAAAATTGCTTTAGGTGGTTCTTATAAATTAGAACATGTTCCGTTAAAATGGTATGCAACTATTGATAATTTACAACAATGGGATGTATCTGTACCTAACCCTTCTGAACAAACAACAGATTTAGAAGGCAATGTTACTGAAAAAAAAGTGGGTTTTATTGCCAATACTTTTAGACATTTGGTGATTGGTGGAGAGTTGTTTCCTGAAAGTGCAATCAATTTAAGATTGGGATATAATTTTAGAAGGGCAGCTGAATTAAAACTACAGAATGCAAGAACGTTTAGTGGTTTTTCTTTTGGCTTTGGAATTAAAATGAATAAATTAAAATTTAATTATGCCTATTCTAAAATTCATTCGGCAACAAATGCAAGTACTTTTAGTTTATTAATAGATTTAGATAGGAGAAGATAA
- the cmk gene encoding (d)CMP kinase: MSKKIIIAIDGFSSTGKSTIAKLLAKKYNYIYVDTGAMYRAVTLFAKQNNFVGKSFLDKENLVSSLNEISLTFQFNEKLGFAEMFLNGLNVEKEIRTLEISQLVSKVSAISAVRKKLVAEQQLMGEDSGIVMDGRDIGTVVFPGAELKLFMTASADKRATRRYKELIDRGDKVDFKDILFNVEERDRIDSTREDSPLLKANDAIEFDNSDMGITEQFERICALVDAKLSV, from the coding sequence ATGAGTAAAAAAATTATTATTGCAATTGATGGATTTTCATCGACAGGAAAAAGTACAATCGCTAAATTATTGGCTAAAAAGTACAATTATATTTATGTTGATACTGGTGCAATGTACAGAGCTGTTACTTTATTTGCAAAACAAAATAATTTTGTTGGTAAAAGTTTTTTAGATAAAGAAAACCTTGTTTCTAGTTTAAATGAGATATCGCTTACTTTTCAATTTAATGAGAAGTTAGGTTTTGCAGAAATGTTTTTAAATGGTTTAAATGTAGAAAAAGAGATTAGAACTTTAGAAATTTCTCAATTAGTTAGTAAAGTTTCAGCCATTTCTGCAGTAAGAAAAAAGTTAGTTGCAGAACAACAATTAATGGGGGAAGATAGTGGAATAGTGATGGACGGTAGAGATATTGGAACGGTTGTTTTTCCGGGTGCTGAATTGAAATTATTTATGACGGCTTCTGCTGATAAAAGAGCTACTAGACGTTATAAAGAATTGATTGATAGAGGGGATAAAGTAGATTTTAAAGATATTCTTTTTAATGTGGAGGAACGTGATAGAATAGATTCTACAAGAGAAGATTCTCCATTATTGAAAGCGAATGATGCTATTGAATTTGATAATTCTGATATGGGAATAACAGAACAATTTGAAAGAATTTGTGCCTTAGTAGATGCCAAACTTTCTGTTTAG
- a CDS encoding 7-carboxy-7-deazaguanine synthase QueE — translation MDKNTKDLVNKGIMLPLMEEFYTIQGEGAHTGTAAYFIRVGGCDVGCHWCDVKESWNAELHPPTLADTIVNNVKKHANTVVITGGEPLMWSMDYITESLQKNNIRTHIETSGAYSFSGKWNWFCLSPKKTKMPLAECYPEADELKMIIHNTSDFAFAEQEAAKVGPKCQLYLQPEWSKKEKMTALIVDYVMKNPKWKISLQTHKYLNIP, via the coding sequence ATGGATAAAAATACAAAAGATTTAGTAAATAAAGGAATAATGCTTCCGTTAATGGAAGAGTTTTATACCATACAAGGTGAAGGTGCACACACAGGTACAGCCGCTTATTTTATAAGAGTTGGCGGTTGCGATGTGGGTTGCCATTGGTGCGATGTTAAAGAAAGTTGGAATGCTGAATTGCACCCACCAACACTAGCCGATACCATTGTAAATAACGTTAAAAAACACGCCAACACCGTTGTTATTACGGGTGGTGAGCCTTTAATGTGGTCTATGGATTATATTACAGAATCGTTACAAAAAAACAACATTAGAACACATATAGAAACTTCAGGAGCTTATTCTTTTTCTGGAAAATGGAACTGGTTTTGTCTTTCTCCCAAGAAAACAAAAATGCCTTTGGCAGAGTGTTACCCAGAAGCAGATGAGTTAAAAATGATTATTCACAATACCTCAGATTTTGCTTTTGCAGAACAAGAAGCGGCAAAAGTGGGTCCTAAATGTCAACTTTATTTACAACCAGAATGGAGTAAAAAAGAAAAAATGACCGCTTTAATTGTAGATTATGTCATGAAAAATCCAAAATGGAAAATTTCTTTACAAACACATAAATATCTGAATATTCCATAA